One Brachyspira pilosicoli P43/6/78 genomic window carries:
- a CDS encoding MATE family efflux transporter, which translates to MELNNKTLIENSSIKLFFKFAIPSILGMIMGSAAVFVDGFFVAHFISANAFTAINIVWPITALSFGIYVMLTIGSIALAGKCIGENNIRRANLIFTQTLIVVLTIATLPLIIAYIFRTSLLPLFGAHGEIYQLSLDYIEGVLFATFFWGIAYVLSQFVRLNGSPKFASLMFIISSIANMILDPIFIVVFKLGISGAAWATAISQMIAFIMGLLYFFKPNCKLKIIKVYGGWIYILKASFNGFSEFLSNLSSGLIPWLFNITAYNISGNNGILVYSVANYAIMFFIMLAYSIGEALEPLVSVSYGAKNKNRMKDFLKISIFLISIISILISIVLLINPSSLVKMLLQDIDVKTFEEANFFVRASIPTFIGVGINIIMSAYYTSVQKAGASAIVAALRSTILPIALVLTLPNIIGFLGLILVLPISEVSTLIVSALLYKKRKPDVLIS; encoded by the coding sequence ATGGAACTTAATAATAAAACTTTAATAGAAAATAGCAGTATAAAACTATTTTTTAAATTCGCTATACCTAGTATTTTGGGTATGATTATGGGAAGTGCTGCAGTATTTGTAGACGGTTTTTTTGTGGCGCATTTTATTTCTGCTAATGCATTTACTGCAATTAATATAGTTTGGCCAATCACTGCTTTATCATTTGGTATTTATGTAATGCTTACAATAGGCTCTATTGCTCTCGCTGGTAAATGCATAGGAGAAAACAATATAAGAAGAGCAAATTTAATATTTACTCAAACTTTAATAGTAGTTCTTACAATAGCAACTTTGCCTCTTATAATAGCATATATATTTAGAACTAGTTTACTTCCATTATTTGGAGCTCATGGAGAGATATATCAATTATCATTAGATTATATTGAGGGAGTATTATTTGCCACATTTTTTTGGGGTATTGCTTATGTACTTAGCCAATTTGTAAGGCTTAATGGTTCTCCTAAGTTTGCTTCTTTAATGTTTATAATATCTTCTATAGCAAATATGATATTAGACCCTATTTTTATCGTGGTTTTTAAGTTAGGAATTTCCGGGGCTGCTTGGGCTACTGCAATATCTCAAATGATTGCATTTATTATGGGGCTATTATATTTCTTTAAGCCAAATTGCAAATTAAAAATTATAAAAGTTTATGGAGGCTGGATTTATATATTAAAAGCATCATTCAATGGATTTTCAGAGTTTTTAAGCAATCTCTCTTCAGGACTTATACCTTGGCTATTTAACATTACAGCATATAATATTTCTGGTAATAACGGTATACTTGTTTATTCAGTTGCTAATTATGCTATAATGTTTTTTATAATGCTAGCATATTCTATTGGTGAAGCATTAGAGCCATTAGTAAGCGTTTCATACGGTGCCAAAAACAAAAATAGAATGAAAGATTTTCTCAAAATATCAATATTCTTAATTTCTATTATATCAATATTAATATCAATTGTATTATTAATAAATCCAAGTTCACTAGTAAAAATGCTTTTACAAGATATTGATGTAAAAACATTTGAAGAGGCTAATTTTTTTGTAAGAGCATCAATACCCACTTTTATAGGTGTAGGAATAAATATTATAATGAGTGCCTACTACACATCTGTACAAAAGGCAGGAGCTTCAGCAATAGTTGCAGCCTTAAGAAGCACAATACTTCCAATAGCTTTAGTATTAACTTTACCTAACATAATAGGATTTCTTGGTTTAATTTTAGTTCTTCCTATAAGCGAAGTATCAACCTTAATTGTTTCTGCCCTACTATACAAAAAAAGAAAACCAGATGTTTTAATTAGTTAG
- a CDS encoding GNAT family N-acetyltransferase, which translates to MEIIKYNKKYLEEAMNIWNNIIEDGIYFPQIDVLKDLEEADKYFSSQDYTGLAIEEEKVYGVYILHPNNIGRCGHICNASYAVDKNIRGKGIGEALVRDCIKQGAKLGYKILQFNAVVLSNEAAHRLYKKIGFNEIGIVKKGYLNKNNEYEDIVLYYIDL; encoded by the coding sequence ATGGAAATAATAAAATATAATAAAAAATATCTTGAAGAGGCTATGAATATATGGAATAATATTATAGAAGATGGTATTTATTTTCCTCAAATAGATGTTTTAAAAGATTTAGAAGAAGCAGATAAATATTTTTCTTCTCAAGATTATACTGGATTAGCGATAGAAGAAGAAAAAGTTTATGGTGTTTATATACTTCACCCTAATAATATAGGAAGGTGCGGACATATATGTAATGCTTCTTATGCTGTAGATAAAAATATTCGAGGTAAAGGAATAGGGGAGGCATTAGTAAGAGATTGTATTAAACAGGGTGCTAAATTGGGTTATAAAATACTTCAGTTTAATGCTGTTGTATTGTCTAATGAAGCTGCTCATAGGTTATATAAAAAAATAGGCTTTAATGAAATAGGTATTGTAAAAAAAGGCTATCTTAATAAAAATAATGAGTATGAGGATATAGTTCTTTATTATATAGATTTATGA
- the glgA gene encoding glycogen synthase GlgA: protein MSKMRVVIASSEAVPFIKTGGLADVAGSLPIYLKKLDVEVSVVIPKYRDIDFKGCHLENVLPTMGVWMGTGEEWCSVFKTVYNGIDFYFIEHHHFFSREGLYHDNAFNDYQDNAWRFGFFSRAVLQLCKDLNLKPDVIHANDWQTAAIPAYIKTWHWNDEVGKAASVLTIHNANYQGIYNATSTYNYLGLGWNNFSPDTFEDHGNINLLKGGIFFSDLVTTVSPTYAREIASPYGGHGIAPYLNNKTTSFFGILNGIDEDVWSPEKDSIIPAHFSSKDMKGKKTCKRELQKRFLLEEDDDVALIGAIGRFVDQKGYHLLASVIEPLMANMKFQFCILGTGDKGFESFFGDLPKRYPGRIGSYIGYSNELSHLIEAGADMFVMPSLFEPCGLNQMYSLRYGTIPIVHATGGLEDTVENYNESTGEGSGFKFYDSNDSALYNTIGWAISVYYDHRDKFEAMQKRVMGIDNSWEKSAKEYVKAYNIAIENKKNYDKNCGL from the coding sequence ATGTCAAAAATGAGAGTAGTTATAGCTTCATCAGAGGCTGTTCCTTTTATAAAGACAGGAGGTTTAGCAGATGTTGCAGGCTCTTTACCAATATATTTAAAAAAGCTAGATGTAGAGGTTTCGGTTGTTATTCCAAAATACAGAGATATTGATTTTAAGGGCTGTCATTTAGAAAATGTACTTCCTACTATGGGAGTATGGATGGGTACAGGTGAAGAGTGGTGCAGTGTTTTTAAAACTGTATATAATGGTATAGATTTTTATTTTATAGAGCATCATCATTTCTTTAGCAGAGAAGGGCTTTATCATGATAATGCTTTTAATGACTATCAGGATAATGCTTGGAGATTTGGATTTTTTTCAAGGGCAGTGCTTCAATTATGTAAGGATTTAAATTTAAAACCAGATGTAATTCATGCTAACGATTGGCAAACAGCAGCAATACCAGCATATATAAAAACTTGGCACTGGAATGATGAAGTAGGTAAGGCAGCAAGCGTACTTACTATACATAATGCTAACTATCAAGGTATTTATAATGCAACAAGCACTTATAATTATTTAGGTTTAGGTTGGAATAATTTTAGCCCGGACACTTTTGAAGACCATGGCAATATTAATCTACTAAAGGGCGGAATATTTTTCTCTGATTTAGTTACAACAGTAAGCCCAACTTATGCAAGAGAAATAGCTTCTCCTTATGGAGGTCATGGCATAGCACCTTATTTAAACAATAAAACAACAAGTTTCTTTGGTATATTAAACGGAATAGATGAAGATGTTTGGTCTCCAGAAAAAGATAGTATAATACCAGCACATTTCTCTTCTAAAGACATGAAAGGTAAAAAAACTTGTAAGAGAGAGTTACAGAAGAGATTTTTACTTGAAGAAGATGATGATGTAGCTTTAATTGGTGCTATAGGAAGATTTGTTGATCAGAAGGGGTATCATTTACTTGCTTCTGTTATTGAGCCTTTGATGGCTAATATGAAGTTTCAATTTTGTATACTTGGTACGGGTGATAAAGGTTTTGAAAGTTTCTTTGGTGATTTGCCTAAGAGATATCCTGGCAGAATTGGCTCTTATATAGGCTATAGTAATGAATTATCACATTTAATAGAGGCTGGTGCTGATATGTTTGTAATGCCTTCTTTGTTTGAGCCTTGCGGACTTAATCAGATGTATTCTTTAAGATATGGAACCATTCCTATAGTGCATGCTACTGGAGGGCTTGAAGATACTGTTGAAAATTATAATGAATCTACGGGAGAAGGCTCTGGATTTAAGTTTTATGATTCTAATGATTCTGCTTTATATAATACTATTGGCTGGGCTATTAGTGTTTATTATGACCATAGAGATAAATTTGAAGCTATGCAAAAACGTGTTATGGGTATAGATAATTCTTGGGAGAAGAGTGCTAAGGAATATGTAAAAGCATATAATATTGCTATAGAAAATAAGAAAAATTATGATAAAAATTGCGGACTATAA
- the hydE gene encoding [FeFe] hydrogenase H-cluster radical SAM maturase HydE, with translation MININKAKDIINKIEKKEKISRKDAFTLLSSFEYDNNINIKNLNNEEKEEVKKLKEYLRIKAREKADRVFGKYVFMRGLIEFTNYCKNDCIYCGIKKSNKNSERYRLSKEDILSCCELGYEIGFRTFVLQGGEDPYYNINIMSNIVDAIKTKFPDSALTLSIGEKEKEYYKVLKEKGANRFLLRHETADNIHYSKLHPKNMSLDNRKECLRTLKKLGYQTGTGIMVGSPYQTLENIADDLMFMQEINPEMIGIGPFLPHKDTPFAKEKKGELELTLILIAILRLVFPLALIPATTALGTIKEGGRELGILYGANVVMPNLSPLDVRKKYSLYNNKISTGTESAEGVESLRKNMLDIGYILTGERGDFDINRAK, from the coding sequence TTGATTAATATAAATAAAGCAAAAGATATTATTAACAAAATAGAAAAAAAAGAAAAAATATCAAGAAAAGATGCTTTTACTCTTCTCTCTTCTTTTGAATATGACAATAATATCAATATCAAAAATTTAAATAATGAAGAAAAAGAAGAAGTAAAAAAATTAAAAGAATATTTGAGAATTAAGGCAAGAGAGAAAGCTGACAGAGTATTTGGCAAATATGTTTTTATGCGTGGGCTTATAGAGTTTACTAATTATTGTAAGAATGACTGTATATACTGCGGAATAAAAAAGAGCAACAAAAATTCTGAACGCTATAGACTAAGCAAAGAAGATATTTTATCATGCTGTGAACTTGGTTATGAAATAGGCTTTAGAACTTTTGTATTACAAGGCGGAGAAGACCCTTATTATAATATAAATATAATGTCTAATATAGTTGATGCAATAAAAACTAAGTTTCCTGACTCTGCTTTAACATTATCAATAGGAGAAAAAGAAAAAGAGTATTATAAAGTCTTAAAAGAAAAAGGAGCTAACAGATTTTTACTTAGACATGAAACAGCTGACAATATACACTACTCAAAACTTCACCCTAAAAATATGAGTTTAGATAATAGAAAAGAATGCTTAAGAACTTTAAAAAAATTAGGATATCAAACAGGAACAGGCATAATGGTTGGAAGTCCTTATCAAACTTTAGAAAATATCGCTGATGATTTAATGTTTATGCAAGAGATTAATCCTGAAATGATAGGTATAGGGCCTTTTCTTCCTCATAAAGACACGCCATTTGCCAAAGAAAAAAAAGGAGAGTTGGAATTAACTTTAATACTCATAGCAATACTTCGTTTAGTTTTTCCATTAGCACTGATACCAGCTACTACTGCTTTAGGAACTATTAAAGAAGGAGGAAGAGAGCTTGGAATACTTTATGGAGCTAATGTTGTTATGCCTAATTTATCTCCTCTTGATGTGAGAAAAAAATATTCGCTTTATAACAATAAAATATCAACAGGTACAGAATCAGCTGAAGGTGTTGAAAGCCTTAGAAAAAATATGTTAGACATAGGCTATATACTCACAGGAGAAAGAGGAGATTTTGACATCAATAGAGCCAAATAG
- the hydG gene encoding [FeFe] hydrogenase H-cluster radical SAM maturase HydG translates to MSSETLFKYDSKSKNANEFINDEEILKTISQVESGNYNIRDILNKANEMKGLEPNEALALLLCDDKKIENEMFEIAKKIKLEIYGKRIVLFAPLYLSNYCINGCVYCPYHAKNKHIARKQLTQDEIRAEVIALQDMGHKRLALETGEDPDYASMEYLLESIKTIYSIKHKNGAIRRVNVNIAATTVENYRKLKDAGIGTYVLFQETYHKPTYEKVHPSGPKSNYEYHTEAMDRAMEGGIDDVGIGVLFGLYNYKYDFTAMLYHAKHLEETFGCGPHTISVPRIRPADDVDVKSFPNAITDSLFKKIVAVLRIAVPYTGIIVSTRESQKSREEALEVGVSQISGGSRTSVGGYVEEEEENSKQFEISDNRSLDDIIKWLCDIDYLPSFCTACYREGRTGDRFMSFAKSGQIKNFCQANAIITLKEYENDYAKEETKKSIDKVMNNEIERIPNEKVKAKLAEALKGIDEGRRDFKF, encoded by the coding sequence ATGTCTTCTGAAACTTTATTTAAGTACGATTCAAAATCAAAAAATGCAAACGAATTTATTAACGATGAAGAAATATTAAAAACAATATCTCAAGTTGAAAGCGGTAATTACAATATAAGAGATATACTAAACAAAGCTAATGAAATGAAAGGGCTTGAACCTAACGAAGCATTGGCTTTACTTCTTTGCGATGACAAGAAAATAGAAAATGAAATGTTTGAAATAGCAAAGAAAATAAAATTAGAAATATATGGAAAGAGAATTGTATTATTTGCTCCGCTTTATTTATCAAATTATTGTATTAATGGATGCGTTTACTGTCCTTATCATGCTAAAAACAAACATATAGCAAGAAAGCAATTAACTCAAGATGAGATTAGAGCAGAAGTGATAGCATTGCAGGATATGGGACATAAAAGGCTTGCATTAGAAACAGGAGAAGACCCAGACTATGCAAGCATGGAATATTTACTTGAATCAATAAAAACAATATACAGCATTAAACATAAAAACGGTGCAATTAGAAGAGTTAATGTTAATATTGCTGCTACTACAGTAGAAAATTACAGAAAATTAAAAGATGCCGGCATTGGTACTTATGTATTATTTCAAGAAACTTATCATAAACCAACCTATGAGAAAGTTCACCCAAGCGGTCCTAAAAGCAATTATGAATATCATACCGAAGCAATGGACAGAGCTATGGAAGGCGGTATTGATGATGTTGGTATAGGAGTATTATTTGGGCTTTACAATTATAAATATGACTTTACTGCTATGCTTTATCATGCCAAACATTTAGAAGAGACTTTCGGGTGCGGACCTCATACAATAAGTGTTCCGAGAATAAGACCTGCTGATGATGTTGATGTGAAGAGCTTCCCTAATGCTATAACAGACAGTTTATTCAAAAAGATTGTTGCTGTTTTAAGAATTGCTGTTCCTTATACTGGAATAATAGTTTCTACAAGAGAAAGCCAAAAATCAAGAGAGGAAGCTTTAGAAGTTGGAGTTTCACAGATAAGCGGAGGCTCAAGAACAAGTGTGGGCGGATATGTTGAAGAGGAAGAAGAGAACTCTAAACAATTTGAAATTTCTGACAACCGTTCACTTGATGATATTATAAAATGGCTTTGTGATATAGATTATCTTCCAAGTTTTTGTACAGCTTGTTATAGAGAAGGGAGGACTGGCGACAGGTTTATGTCATTTGCTAAAAGCGGACAAATAAAAAATTTCTGTCAGGCTAATGCTATAATAACTTTGAAAGAATATGAGAATGATTATGCCAAAGAAGAAACTAAAAAATCAATAGACAAAGTTATGAATAATGAAATAGAACGTATACCTAATGAAAAAGTTAAAGCTAAATTGGCAGAAGCTTTAAAAGGAATAGACGAAGGAAGGAGAGATTTTAAGTTTTAA
- the hydF gene encoding [FeFe] hydrogenase H-cluster maturation GTPase HydF, with amino-acid sequence MNDTPNSNRTHIAIFGRRNVGKSSIINAIANQDVAIVSDTAGTTTDPVKKAIEINKIGACTIVDTAGFDDEGELGELRIKRTKKIMEAADIALLVFDANFNDYLLELKWKNELTSLEIPVVAVLNKIDLNNNYKQAEQNIKDIFDIKTVSISASNKINIDLLIDTIKLTIPKTEEISITGHLIKEDDIVMLVMPQDIQAPKGRLILPQVQTIRDILDNKAIIIASTFDKFENALKALSKSPKVIITDSQVFKEVERLKPKESLLTSFSVLFARYKGNEEVYKRGAEFIDKLNKNSKLLIAESCTHIPLEGDIGRVKIPNLLKKKFGFDFDIDYVAGNDFPDDLSKYDLVIHCGGCMGTRKHILNRIRICEEQNVPITNYGMTIAKINGVQYI; translated from the coding sequence ATGAATGATACACCAAATTCAAATAGAACTCATATTGCAATATTTGGAAGAAGAAATGTAGGTAAATCAAGCATCATCAATGCAATTGCAAATCAAGATGTTGCAATAGTTTCTGATACTGCAGGGACAACTACCGACCCTGTTAAAAAAGCTATAGAAATAAACAAAATAGGAGCATGCACTATTGTTGATACTGCGGGCTTTGATGATGAGGGGGAACTTGGTGAACTAAGAATAAAGAGAACTAAAAAAATAATGGAGGCAGCTGATATTGCTTTGCTTGTTTTTGATGCTAATTTTAATGATTATTTACTTGAGTTAAAATGGAAAAATGAACTAACAAGTTTAGAGATACCTGTTGTAGCAGTTTTAAACAAAATAGATTTAAATAATAATTATAAACAAGCAGAACAAAATATAAAAGACATATTTGATATAAAAACTGTCTCAATAAGTGCTAGTAACAAAATTAATATAGATTTGTTAATTGACACTATAAAATTAACAATCCCAAAAACAGAAGAAATAAGTATAACAGGACATCTAATAAAAGAAGATGATATAGTAATGCTCGTTATGCCTCAGGATATTCAAGCTCCTAAAGGTAGACTCATTCTTCCGCAGGTTCAAACTATAAGAGATATTTTAGACAATAAAGCTATAATTATTGCTTCTACATTTGATAAATTTGAAAATGCATTAAAAGCATTAAGCAAATCTCCTAAAGTTATAATAACAGATTCTCAAGTATTCAAAGAAGTAGAAAGATTGAAACCAAAAGAGAGTTTACTTACTTCTTTTTCAGTTCTTTTTGCCCGTTACAAAGGAAATGAAGAAGTATACAAAAGAGGTGCTGAGTTTATAGATAAATTAAATAAAAATAGCAAACTATTAATAGCAGAAAGCTGTACTCATATACCTCTTGAAGGAGATATAGGCAGAGTAAAAATTCCTAATCTGTTAAAAAAGAAATTCGGTTTTGATTTTGATATAGATTATGTGGCAGGAAATGATTTTCCAGATGATTTATCAAAATATGATTTGGTGATACACTGCGGAGGGTGCATGGGTACTAGAAAACATATTTTAAATAGAATAAGAATATGCGAAGAGCAGAATGTACCTATCACTAATTATGGTATGACTATAGCGAAAATTAATGGCGTTCAATATATATAA
- a CDS encoding peptide ABC transporter substrate-binding protein, whose amino-acid sequence MAKLNKIIISFFIFLFVISCSNGNKKEEGISIFINTGPEPNTIDPSINVTSDAVFYLTHTFEGLVEKDDNGKLIPGVAESWEVSDDGLIYTFKLRTNAKWTDGKIVTANDFVYSWQRVVDPATGSQYGYQHEPVKNAKAITAGNMPKESLGVKAIDDFTLEVQLEAPAAYFLELLSFPTFYPLRKDIIEKYGDQWTLNAESYIGNGAFKLVERNRDESLIMVKNTNYWNIDTIIPDKITFVLMENETASVAGVKAGSLHFARSFPRQDIQTLNDEGLIVIKPRISSYYYCLNLTNDILKDVRVRRALSLAIDRNYIVEQITRGGEKPAGALVPYGISDYEGDFRENGGEYIDVSKEAYKSNVEEAKRLMAEAGYPNGEGFPVMEFKADPGLHVKIFEAVQQMWKENLGIDVSLTQEEWAVFLQTRYDRNIEMARGGWNGDFNDPINFMTLCVSYSPNNYSVYSNKAYDDMINEVMLSGDQKFRMETMHKAEEMLMKEEAIIPIYFYTEPLLVSPKLKGVYYDSLGFHRFHHCYLE is encoded by the coding sequence ATGGCAAAACTAAATAAAATAATCATATCTTTTTTTATCTTTTTATTTGTTATATCATGTTCAAACGGTAATAAGAAAGAAGAAGGAATATCGATATTTATAAACACTGGTCCTGAACCAAACACTATAGACCCTAGTATAAATGTAACATCAGATGCAGTATTTTATTTAACTCATACATTTGAGGGATTAGTAGAAAAAGATGATAATGGTAAATTGATACCAGGAGTTGCAGAAAGCTGGGAAGTAAGTGATGACGGACTTATATATACATTTAAACTTAGAACGAATGCAAAATGGACTGATGGTAAAATAGTTACAGCAAATGATTTTGTTTATTCTTGGCAGAGAGTAGTAGACCCTGCAACAGGAAGCCAGTATGGATATCAACATGAACCTGTAAAAAATGCAAAAGCTATAACAGCTGGAAATATGCCAAAAGAAAGTTTAGGAGTAAAAGCAATAGATGATTTTACATTAGAAGTTCAATTAGAAGCACCTGCTGCATATTTTTTAGAGCTTTTAAGTTTTCCTACTTTCTATCCTTTAAGAAAAGATATTATTGAAAAATATGGTGACCAATGGACTTTAAATGCAGAAAGTTATATAGGAAATGGAGCTTTTAAGCTTGTAGAGAGAAATAGAGATGAAAGCCTTATAATGGTAAAAAATACAAACTATTGGAATATAGATACTATTATACCTGATAAAATAACATTTGTTCTTATGGAAAATGAGACTGCTTCTGTAGCTGGTGTCAAAGCAGGAAGTTTGCATTTTGCTAGGTCATTTCCTAGACAAGATATACAAACATTAAATGATGAAGGACTTATAGTAATTAAACCTAGAATATCATCATATTACTATTGTTTGAATTTAACAAATGATATATTGAAAGATGTAAGAGTAAGAAGAGCATTATCTCTTGCAATTGACAGAAACTATATAGTTGAGCAAATAACAAGAGGCGGAGAAAAACCTGCTGGTGCTTTAGTTCCTTATGGCATATCAGATTATGAAGGTGATTTTAGAGAAAATGGCGGTGAATATATAGATGTAAGCAAAGAAGCATATAAATCTAATGTAGAAGAAGCTAAAAGGTTAATGGCTGAGGCTGGATATCCTAATGGTGAAGGTTTTCCTGTTATGGAGTTTAAGGCAGACCCTGGACTTCATGTAAAAATATTTGAAGCTGTTCAGCAGATGTGGAAAGAAAATTTAGGTATTGATGTTAGTTTAACCCAAGAAGAGTGGGCTGTATTTTTACAAACTAGATATGATAGAAATATAGAAATGGCTAGGGGAGGGTGGAATGGAGACTTTAATGATCCTATTAACTTTATGACTTTATGTGTTAGTTATTCTCCAAACAATTATAGTGTTTACAGCAATAAAGCTTATGATGATATGATAAATGAAGTTATGCTTTCAGGAGACCAAAAGTTTAGAATGGAGACTATGCATAAGGCAGAAGAGATGCTCATGAAAGAGGAGGCTATAATACCAATATATTTCTATACAGAACCTCTTTTAGTATCTCCAAAACTTAAAGGTGTATATTATGACTCTTTGGGTTTCCACAGATTCCATCACTGTTATTTAGAATAG
- a CDS encoding DJ-1/PfpI family protein, with protein MSKSVLYVVANENFQDEEFFESKKILESKGYSIKLASSIIGEAHGKLGSTVNTELLFSEVSTDDFDAIVFVGGVGSIKLWDDWRTQGLAKLFLDNGKIVAGIGSGVVIMANAGILANINVTCLKENESPVRHNNANIVEENVVVSGNIITANGPQSAKEFGNVLLNALEAV; from the coding sequence ATGTCTAAAAGTGTATTGTACGTAGTTGCGAATGAGAATTTTCAAGATGAAGAGTTTTTTGAAAGTAAAAAGATTTTAGAATCTAAAGGATATAGTATAAAACTAGCTTCTAGCATAATAGGCGAAGCACATGGAAAATTAGGAAGTACTGTTAATACAGAGCTTTTGTTTAGCGAAGTGAGTACAGATGATTTTGATGCTATAGTTTTTGTTGGAGGAGTTGGTTCTATAAAGCTTTGGGACGATTGGCGTACACAAGGGCTTGCTAAGTTATTTCTTGACAATGGAAAAATAGTAGCTGGTATCGGAAGCGGAGTTGTTATAATGGCTAATGCTGGTATATTGGCAAATATTAATGTTACTTGTTTAAAAGAAAATGAATCTCCTGTAAGACATAATAATGCTAATATTGTAGAAGAGAATGTTGTAGTATCTGGCAATATAATAACAGCTAACGGACCTCAATCTGCAAAAGAGTTTGGCAATGTTTTGCTTAATGCTTTAGAAGCCGTATAA
- a CDS encoding nitrogen regulatory protein P-II — MDFKKVKIEVYIPEEYRDKLREALNDIGVLGVGNYDNVMSVTKVTGYWRPLKNANPFDGEVNKLSKASEDKIEFATDINNVENAVKVIKEVHPYEEPVINIIPLINDRFNLDF, encoded by the coding sequence ATGGACTTTAAAAAAGTAAAAATTGAAGTATATATACCTGAAGAATATAGAGATAAATTAAGAGAGGCATTAAATGATATAGGCGTTTTGGGAGTTGGAAATTATGATAATGTAATGTCTGTAACAAAAGTAACTGGTTATTGGAGGCCTTTAAAAAATGCTAATCCTTTTGATGGAGAAGTTAATAAATTATCAAAGGCTAGTGAAGACAAGATAGAGTTTGCTACAGATATAAATAATGTTGAAAATGCTGTAAAAGTGATAAAAGAAGTTCACCCATATGAAGAGCCTGTTATAAATATTATACCATTAATAAATGATAGATTTAATTTGGATTTTTAA
- a CDS encoding TM1266 family iron-only hydrogenase system putative regulator codes for MENNRIAVIGIIIENTNNVSKVNEVLHEYSDFIIGRMGIPYREENINIISIVLNAPNDKINSLTGKLGMLEGVSAKALYANKK; via the coding sequence ATGGAAAATAATAGAATTGCTGTTATAGGTATAATAATTGAAAATACTAATAATGTTTCAAAGGTAAATGAAGTTTTGCATGAATACAGCGACTTTATTATAGGAAGAATGGGAATTCCTTATAGAGAAGAGAATATAAATATAATCAGCATAGTCTTAAATGCTCCTAATGATAAAATTAATAGTTTGACTGGTAAACTAGGTATGCTTGAAGGTGTTTCTGCAAAAGCACTTTATGCAAACAAAAAATAA